The following are from one region of the Bacteroidota bacterium genome:
- a CDS encoding FAD-binding oxidoreductase — MQTQLSFWEKDRYYSSIDIVIAGSGIVGLNSALYLKKKNPSLNILVAERGALPSGASTKNAGFACFGSPSELIDDLARMPEEDVFSLVEKRFLGLQRLRENIGDEAMRFENFGGYEVFTNDETYKECEDHLTYFNSRLKKITAQEKSFLIADEKIREFGLGNVKHLIRIPAEGQIDTGRMMEALIAKVKSLGVKIINGIGIKRFETDEKGVLLHTDQEYDIRAKRFLICVNGFAKKLLPAEDVEPARAQVLITHPVHGLKLKGTFHYDKGYYYFRNVNDRVLFGGGRNLDFTGENTTDHALTAQIQNRLDEVLKTMILPGIDFKVDLRWSGTMGIGAKKNPIVKKISDHVYCAVRMGGMGVALGSLTGEEAADLVLKEM; from the coding sequence ATGCAAACGCAGCTCAGTTTCTGGGAAAAGGACCGTTATTATTCCAGCATCGACATCGTGATCGCCGGCAGCGGAATTGTGGGATTGAATTCGGCGTTGTACCTGAAGAAAAAAAATCCTTCGCTGAATATTCTTGTGGCAGAACGGGGCGCGCTTCCGTCGGGAGCCAGTACAAAAAATGCCGGGTTTGCCTGCTTCGGAAGTCCGAGTGAACTCATTGACGATCTTGCGCGCATGCCCGAAGAAGACGTTTTTTCATTGGTAGAAAAAAGATTTCTTGGTTTGCAGCGGCTTAGAGAAAATATCGGCGATGAGGCGATGCGCTTCGAGAATTTTGGCGGCTATGAAGTTTTTACGAATGATGAAACCTACAAAGAATGCGAGGATCATCTTACTTATTTCAATTCGCGCCTGAAAAAAATTACTGCTCAGGAAAAGTCATTTCTTATTGCCGACGAGAAGATCCGCGAATTTGGTTTGGGAAATGTAAAACACCTGATCCGGATTCCGGCCGAAGGACAGATAGACACCGGGAGAATGATGGAAGCGCTCATTGCAAAAGTAAAATCTCTGGGCGTGAAGATCATCAACGGGATCGGGATAAAAAGATTTGAGACGGATGAGAAAGGGGTTCTGCTCCACACCGATCAGGAATATGATATCCGCGCAAAACGATTTCTCATTTGTGTGAATGGTTTTGCGAAAAAACTTTTACCGGCAGAAGATGTGGAGCCCGCGCGTGCGCAGGTGCTTATCACGCATCCCGTGCACGGACTGAAACTAAAAGGAACTTTTCATTACGACAAGGGCTATTATTATTTCCGCAATGTGAATGACCGCGTACTTTTCGGCGGAGGAAGAAATCTCGATTTCACAGGAGAAAATACGACCGATCACGCACTCACTGCTCAAATTCAGAATCGCCTCGATGAAGTTTTAAAAACAATGATCCTTCCCGGAATTGATTTTAAAGTGGACCTGCGCTGGTCGGGAACAATGGGTATAGGCGCGAAAAAAAATCCGATTGTGAAAAAAATTTCCGATCACGTGTATTGCGCGGTGCGCATGGGCGGAATGGGCGTTGCGCTCGGAAGTCTTACCGGCGAAGAAGCGGCGGATCTTGTGCTGAAAGAAATGTGA